A single genomic interval of Chitinivorax sp. B harbors:
- a CDS encoding 2-dehydropantoate 2-reductase — protein MRFAMMGSGGVGGYFGARLAAAGHDVHFIARGTHLQAMQQQGLHIHSNVGDLHLPHPQVTADPASIGAVDVVFFAVKLWDTETAAQACKPLIGPETVLIPLQNGVESITRISQHLPQQQVVGGVAYISANISQPGVIAHVGDFAKLRFGEPSGQVSARLQAIETACREAGVDGQQVPNIQRALWEKYIFLVTLSGWTSVTRTPIGLSRHDPDIRPQLIATLQEVAALARAQGVELADDVVDKQLSIIDSLPREMKSSMLHDLEHGRQLEAPWLAGGVARMSAAAGLAAPVSSTLYAALKPWANGGLTAALAVNS, from the coding sequence ATGCGGTTTGCAATGATGGGTTCAGGTGGTGTGGGTGGCTATTTCGGGGCGCGATTGGCTGCGGCAGGGCATGATGTTCACTTCATTGCGCGTGGCACGCACCTGCAAGCCATGCAGCAACAGGGGCTGCATATCCATAGTAATGTAGGTGATCTGCATTTGCCCCACCCTCAAGTGACGGCTGATCCAGCCAGCATTGGCGCTGTGGATGTGGTGTTTTTTGCAGTTAAATTGTGGGATACGGAAACCGCTGCGCAAGCGTGCAAGCCGTTGATCGGGCCGGAGACTGTGCTGATCCCACTGCAAAATGGGGTTGAATCGATTACCCGCATCAGCCAGCATCTGCCACAACAACAAGTTGTAGGCGGTGTGGCCTATATTTCTGCAAATATCAGCCAGCCTGGTGTCATTGCCCATGTAGGGGACTTTGCCAAGTTGCGTTTTGGTGAACCCAGCGGCCAAGTGTCGGCACGCTTACAAGCCATTGAAACAGCCTGCCGTGAGGCCGGTGTGGATGGACAACAAGTACCTAACATTCAACGGGCACTGTGGGAAAAGTACATCTTCTTGGTCACTTTGTCTGGCTGGACCAGCGTAACCCGCACCCCGATTGGTTTGAGCCGGCACGATCCTGATATTCGACCACAATTGATTGCAACATTACAGGAAGTCGCCGCACTGGCCCGTGCCCAGGGTGTGGAGTTGGCAGATGATGTCGTTGATAAACAATTGTCGATTATCGATAGCCTGCCGCGCGAGATGAAGTCTTCCATGTTGCATGATCTGGAGCATGGAAGGCAGCTGGAAGCACCATGGCTCGCCGGCGGGGTAGCGCGCATGTCAGCAGCAGCTGGATTGGCTGCACCGGTCAGTTCAACTCTGTACGCGGCCCTGAAGCCATGGGCGAACGGTGGGCTTACAGCAGCACTCGCTGTAAATAGCTAA
- a CDS encoding dipeptidase — MEKLLTIGLPLILLLSGLFFIVVPVMAERQMNPVTTPPQPVSDKAKQLHRQLRIADLHADSLLWGRDLLKRASRGHVDVPRLIEGNVSLQIFTVVTKTPKRQNIEHNDDSTDNISLLGIAQGWPGKTRHSLYQRSLYQAERLHKMAAASAGKLVLIKQRSDLVDFLAKRAKDPNQVAGLLGIEGAHALDGDLTNLQRLYAAGFRLMSPSHFFDTDIGGSAHGMNKGGLTEKGLEWLKQMEALGMVVDLAHASSDTIGDVLKHATKPIVVSHTGVKGTCDNNRNLSDAQLRAITAKGGLIGIGFWDTAVCGNGVKDIAKAMRYTAKLVGAQYVALGSDWDGAVGTPIDAARLVELTDALLQAGFSEQEIRQIMGENVLSYLQRVLL; from the coding sequence ATGGAAAAACTATTGACCATCGGCTTGCCGCTTATTCTGCTGCTGTCTGGGTTGTTCTTTATCGTTGTCCCGGTGATGGCGGAGCGGCAGATGAACCCGGTGACCACTCCACCGCAGCCGGTATCGGACAAGGCCAAACAGTTGCATCGGCAACTACGGATTGCTGATCTGCATGCAGATAGCCTGTTGTGGGGGCGGGATTTGTTGAAGCGGGCGAGCCGTGGGCATGTGGATGTACCCAGGTTGATTGAGGGAAATGTCAGCCTGCAGATTTTTACGGTGGTGACCAAGACACCCAAGCGCCAGAACATTGAACACAACGACGACTCGACCGATAACATTTCACTGCTGGGCATTGCCCAAGGCTGGCCAGGGAAGACACGGCATAGCTTGTATCAGCGGTCGCTGTATCAAGCGGAACGACTACACAAAATGGCCGCAGCATCGGCTGGAAAGCTGGTTCTGATCAAGCAACGCAGTGATTTGGTTGATTTTCTGGCTAAACGTGCAAAAGACCCCAATCAGGTTGCCGGATTGTTAGGGATTGAAGGTGCCCATGCACTGGATGGGGATTTGACCAATCTGCAGCGTTTGTATGCAGCGGGATTCCGCTTGATGTCGCCCAGCCATTTTTTTGATACTGATATTGGTGGGTCGGCCCACGGTATGAATAAAGGTGGCTTAACCGAAAAAGGGCTTGAATGGCTGAAGCAAATGGAAGCATTGGGTATGGTGGTCGATCTGGCCCATGCTTCCTCCGATACCATCGGTGATGTGCTGAAACATGCCACCAAGCCAATTGTGGTATCGCACACAGGGGTAAAAGGTACCTGCGATAACAACCGGAACCTGAGCGATGCACAGTTGCGTGCCATCACCGCCAAAGGTGGGCTGATCGGGATCGGATTTTGGGACACGGCGGTGTGTGGCAACGGCGTAAAAGATATCGCCAAGGCGATGCGCTATACCGCCAAACTGGTTGGTGCCCAGTATGTTGCACTGGGGTCCGACTGGGATGGTGCCGTTGGTACCCCGATTGATGCGGCCCGGCTGGTGGAGCTGACTGATGCGCTACTGCAAGCAGGGTTCAGTGAGCAGGAAATCCGCCAGATTATGGGGGAAAACGTACTTAGCTATTTACAGCGAGTGCTGCTGTAA